GCGCGATCTCGCGCTGGCATATTCGCCTGGCGTCGCGGAACCTTGTCTCGTCATCGCGAAAGATCCCTCGCAGGCGGATGATCTCACAGCGCGCAGCAACCTCGTCGCCGTCGTCACCAACGGCACCGCCGTGCTCGGTCTTGGCAACATCGGTGCGCTGGCCGGCAAGCCGGTCATGGAAGGCAAGGCGTGCCTGTTCAAGAAGTTTGCCGGGATCGACGTGTTCGACATCGAACTCGCCGAGGAGAATCCCGACGCCCTGATCGAGACGATCGCCAGAATGGAGCCGACCTTCGGCGGCATCAATCTGGAGGACATCAAGGCGCCGGAATGTTTCTACATCGAACGGAAGCTCCGTGAGCGCATGAAGATCCCGGTCTTCCATGACGATCAGCATGGCACCGCGATCATCGCGGCCGCGGCGATCCTCAATGGGCTGAAGCTGGTCAAGAAGGAGATTTCGGAGGTCAAGCTCGTCTGCTCCGGTGCAGGGGCGGCGGCGCTCGCGTGCCTCGATCTCATCGTCAGTCTGGGACTACGACGCGACCGCATCATCGTGACCGATGCGAAGGGCGTGGTCTACGCCGGTCGTACCGAGAGCATGGACGACAACAAGACGCGCTATGCCGTCAAGACGGATGCGCGAAAGCTCGACGAGATTATTCAGGACGCGGACATTTTTCTCGGCTTGTCGGCCGGCAAGGTGCTCACCTCGGACATGGTCAGGAAGATGGCGCGCGATCCCTTGATCTTCGCCATGGCCAATCCGATCCCCGAAATCATGCCGGAAGATGCACTGGCGGTCCGCCCCGATGCGATCATCGGCACCGGACGCTCCGACTACCCCAACCAGATCAACAATGTCCTGTGCTTTCCGTTCATCTTCCGCGGCGCGCTCGACTGCGGAGCGACAACAATCAATGAGGAGATGAAGCTTGCGACGGTCCGCGCGCTCGCCGATCTGGCGATGGCGGAGGTGCCCGAGGTGGTTGCTGCCGCCTACAAGGGCGAGGGGCTTCGTTTTGGTCGCGACTATCTCATTCCCAAGCCGTTCGATCCGCGCCTCATCGAGATGATCGCGCCGGCGGTGGCCAAGGCCGCGGCCGAAACAGGCGTTGCCAGGCGTCCGATCGCCGACATGGAAGCCTATCGTCAGAAGCTGAGCCGGTTCGTTTATCACTCCGGCAACGCGATGCAGCCGGTCTTCACGGTGGCGAAGGGAAGCGGCAAGTCGCTCATTCTGGCGGAGGGCGAGGATGAGCGCGTGCTCCGGGCCGCTCAGGTCATTGCCGACGAAAGGATCGCCAGGCCGCTGCTCCTCGGTCGACCCGCAACGATCGAGGCGCAGATCAAGGCCTTCGGTCTTCGACTGAGGCCCGGCAGCGACTCCGAGATCATTGATCCGCATGATGCAGCGGTCTATTCCGCCTGCGCGGACATCTATCATGCGCGCAGGAAGCGGGACGGCGTATCGGCAGCGCTGGCGCTGTCGGAGGCACGAAGCAACGCAACGGTGCTTGCCTCGCTCCTGCTCGAGCGGGGCGTGGGCGAGGCGATGCTGTGCGGTGTCATCGGAAGGACGGCGGACCACCTGGCGGCCATCCGCAACGTGATCGGGACCCGGGCCGACGTGCGGGCGCTTGCCGTCATGCAGATGCTCATTCTCCAGCAGCATCAGCTTTTCATCTGCGATACGCACTGCAATCTCAATCCGACCGCCGAGCAGGTCGCCGAGATCGCCCTGCTGGCGGCGGCGGAAGTCAGGCGATTTGGCATCACGCCGAGGGTGGCGCTGCTGTCGCATTCAAGCTTTGGCAGCTCGGCGTTTCCCGAGGCCCAGAAGATGCGGACGGCGCGGGCGATCATTCGTGAACGCTCGCCTGATCTGATCGTGGAGGGCGAGATGCGCGGCGACGCTGCGCTGTCGCAGTCCGTACTCG
This genomic interval from Bradyrhizobium sp. CB82 contains the following:
- a CDS encoding NADP-dependent malic enzyme, which produces MDQDLREAALEYHRLPRPGKISIVPTTAMATQRDLALAYSPGVAEPCLVIAKDPSQADDLTARSNLVAVVTNGTAVLGLGNIGALAGKPVMEGKACLFKKFAGIDVFDIELAEENPDALIETIARMEPTFGGINLEDIKAPECFYIERKLRERMKIPVFHDDQHGTAIIAAAAILNGLKLVKKEISEVKLVCSGAGAAALACLDLIVSLGLRRDRIIVTDAKGVVYAGRTESMDDNKTRYAVKTDARKLDEIIQDADIFLGLSAGKVLTSDMVRKMARDPLIFAMANPIPEIMPEDALAVRPDAIIGTGRSDYPNQINNVLCFPFIFRGALDCGATTINEEMKLATVRALADLAMAEVPEVVAAAYKGEGLRFGRDYLIPKPFDPRLIEMIAPAVAKAAAETGVARRPIADMEAYRQKLSRFVYHSGNAMQPVFTVAKGSGKSLILAEGEDERVLRAAQVIADERIARPLLLGRPATIEAQIKAFGLRLRPGSDSEIIDPHDAAVYSACADIYHARRKRDGVSAALALSEARSNATVLASLLLERGVGEAMLCGVIGRTADHLAAIRNVIGTRADVRALAVMQMLILQQHQLFICDTHCNLNPTAEQVAEIALLAAAEVRRFGITPRVALLSHSSFGSSAFPEAQKMRTARAIIRERSPDLIVEGEMRGDAALSQSVLDHEFPDSGFEGPANVLVMPNLDAANISYNLLRMAAGQGLTVGGILLGAAKPAHILTPSSTVRRIVNMAAVAIADTVSDRA